The genomic DNA agagtgctctaaaaagtgattatttaccattttctttagttttaaagactaatttgtaatgaatactgattaatgaaaacaatcaaagcaaaaaaattgtaaaaattgaaaaatatgaaaaaacaatataaatacataggaaattcatgaaaaaatgaaaaacactaaaaaaattgttgaaatggctaatttccttttcagtcatatcaaacTTGTCTCAGGAgaacatttcaaaagaaaacaagtggaatgcctctggccgtctcacctgcatcacatgattcaatatagcagcagtgctgtcTTTggaaactactctaactcacacaagatgttcagtgatacatggttacgcttatgtccacttttttatgaactaaaccaataaacttacagaaatatgatggttattcaacggagaaccccaacatggccaaagttcagaAAAGCGGTgcttatagtctcactctgctatgcaggtgaaacAAATAGGAAACTAAGTGCCTTGCAATGCATATGCATGCGAATAGATGCTGCGCTGGCAGAGCGGTACAGGGTCAAGATATTTGAGAGCAAGATTTGCAGCACATTTCTTTGGCGAAAATCAGACCATGGATTCTTGCTCTGTATCAATGCTTACTTTGCAGTACGTGCTAGTGCACTGTCCAATGCTTGCGCGTGCGATATGGAATCCCGATTAAAGACATTGGCATGTCAGCTTCCTCTTCTTGCAGTCtggtacagtccgccactggcgtATTATCATACCTTGTGCTTGTCAAGTGTTGAGTGTAcagtgcaagtaaaaaaattctacaatggacactagatctaggcctatgtGCAGCTAAAAAAACCCAGCTTCAACCGATAGAGCATTCATTTACTGTCAATCCACATATTGAAATGATATGACCTTGAATCGTAAAAACGGTATCCTACATGTTGAACTAGCCATCTCATGCACACACTGACACAggttatttgatttgatttaaactTTTTAGAGATAACAAGTAGGCCTAGACCTAGGTTTAACTCATGATATGCCATGCATCACAAGGACAGGTCACCTAGATCATGTATATAATTTTGCAtgtaaaggaaaccaaaacccaatgATAGAATCAACCTGGAAAGGAAgattaacaattttatttttaagcttCCTAGAGATGCAACTAAACGTTGAAAAAGATAGGCCTAGGGCCTAATATCATGTCATGGttctataatcatgataatacagATCTAGATTTAACACCTAAAATTTATCCATAAAGTGTTTCAGAGGAATTTTAGCTCTTTCTGttcgtttgatatttttttaaataaaaatttagataccagatcacaatgaaaaattgtgacactgacagtgaaaaaaaagaattttcaaattttcacacaGAATGGGGACATGACAATCTCAACATAGTCACACACAAATAATGGTTTGCAATTTATCTATAAATTCTCCTCTCAAATAATCATATAGGCCTAGACTTGTCCTTATTATACTGTCAAAAGAAACCATGAATTTTGTCTTTCCAAACCAAGTCCAAGGGTCAGGGAGATCCGGCCCGGGAAGCGGGCGGGCCAGTATCCTAGGCCTAAACAGGCCATCTGATCAATTCAGATCATATTTTTCTAGCAAGTTGAATTTCCCGAAAATGTACCATTTTTATCCTAAAGCAGCCTGTTTTATGCCAACACTTTTCATTGTGGCTTCAGACACCCTAAAATGAATCAAGGTCTCTAAGTTAGGTCTATACTttacatgaagataataataggaatttatatagcgccatctatctagaaatattctattccgaggcgcgttgttattattattattaccccggctttagctcgagctgcctctcagcgctcatgcattcaaggaattaatcctgccgggtacccattcacctcacctgggtctagtgcagcacaatgtggataaatttcttgccgaaggaaattacgccatggctgggattcgaacccacgaccctctgtttcaaagtcagaagacttatccactgggccacaacgctccacatatatataatatatagatatatataagtTAACCTACCACTTCTTGCATGAGATGAACCAGGTCGCCAAGTGCATTCAAATTTAACGGTTTATCCAAAACTGAAGTAAACGCACGATCCTTGCACGCTTTGAGTCTACGCTGTCTTCaaggtgaattttactttaGGTAAAAAATTGGTTTTTACCTAAAAATTCCACTTTACGAGCCAAGGTTTTTGAGGGAAATTAAGCATTAAaagatcaaaataaaaaaaagaaagaaaaatggcaAACGTGAATAATGAAACTGTAATTTAGTTTAATATTGTTTGCTAATTTGAAGACACCGTCAAACCTCAGATCGATCAATATTAGCCTGCTACTTCTCACCAACCACGCACAGTGATCCATAAATATCATCTCGCCGAGTGTGCCACCGATGCTTATGCATCGGTGACTCACCCGGCGTCTGTGCCGCTGATGCAAAGTTTACTACACAACCCTATGGCGTTGTGAGTCTCCGATGCAACGCGGGATGTGTCACCGATGcaatatttctctctctctcccctccattacccctctctctccccctccctatctctgtacccccccccctcattggTGTACCTTTCTCCTCTCCACTCCCTATCTCTGTAGCTCTCCaaccccccccatctctctctctctctctcacccaaTCTATCCAAACTTCAAAGTATTTCTCCTAATTTCGGAGTATTTCTAACTATCATGCACTGCACAGTTCTCTCAATcctcatcaacaacaaaaatcataagaaattggattaagttattgaatttaaaatgtaactgttatttacataatttacatCGAATAAtgttaaagtgaaatatacaagTGAATACTATGTCATTTTCCTAATACAGGAGTACACATACCTACATAGGATGTGAGGAGTGGGATTTGAAAATCTTATTGTGGATTACATCGCAATCTGAATGCTGTTTTCAACTTGTTCTGAATGCCTACCACTTCATAAAGAACATGGATAACACTATTTTAGCATTGTATAAATGAGATAGACTTCTCTTAAGCACAATCCAAATATGTTGAATACATTGTTCTTGCTTCTTGACATGGTTTTAAAGTGAAATCTATGCCCTGCTTTTTAAATTGGAATGTAAtcatccaatcaatctcaaataTGGATAGCCAACAAGgccataattttcaatttaCAGTCATACTGTATGAACGTATCACTTTGTAAACAAGGGATGTGTTAATGGACTAAGATAATGACAATGCATTGGTATTCGTCATATTAAAGAGAACATGAATAAATCAGCATTCCAGATGATGGTggaactggctttccatagttgaggaTCAATCAGTGTTGAGGATTGATCATACTTGTTTGTGAGACAGGgcacaggggagcgtttcatggaAGGCCTTGTCGGATGTTTTGTCCGATGAAGCCTGTTTTATCGGACAGTTACCACAGTAACAGCGCTTCATAGGCAATATCAATATCAACTTgacagacaaaaatgttgatgcaACACTCACatggagcatttcatcaacatcaatCATCCAACAAGTTGTCCCACCTCAGTCCCGTATTTCAAAGAGCTGCGATTGACTAGATCAGTCTCatctatatggaaatccattattgtcataattttccCACCGAAATTTTGCACACATTCCTTTTGTTAACAATGACGAGCACATCACACCGTCAAGACAACAACGAATGTATGATAGATACATCATGTAGGgtaaacattttgaacaaacatgcattttagatgttggcgAGGCTGGCTTACCATAGTTTTggttgatctgatcaattgcaactgtatgtaagacggggccctgacaactttctttggttttgattggctatgTAGCacggtaactgtcagataaagcataacttgtcagataaaatttCCAAcaacacttttcatgaaacgctcccctagGGAGATCTATGTAAGATACAAGGACTAGTAGATACTTACATTCCCATTATACAAATGTGAATTTTCTTGTTGAAATGTCTTCTTTGCTGGAACAAAATGTTGGAATGACATACACAGGAACATACAATATATGCCCActataaattatgaattatacaatttttttctagataCCAATACAATGTTCTTATAAATATTAGATTATTTTGGTGCTTGGGgattccttttcttcttttttgtaatacaAGAAACTCAATAATTTAACTGTAATCATTTTGGGAATAGCCTGTGATAGGTAGGTCTTTGCTAGTTCCCTCATACTCTCAATTTTTATGTTCATTAATTTGTGTggatttatctatctatatttctaatttgtttagtaatttctatttctatgtGATGTTTTAAATCGAGAGTTGagactgtaaaaaaaatgaatggaattgaaaattaatagacaaaaacaattttgaagaAAAGGGAACTAGCTGTAGTGAGGGGGGGAGGGCTATAACTCAGTAACAGTAAAACAAATTGAACATGTTTGCTGATGATCATGACAATAGgtaataaaaatacacaaaactGTTCGGCACGGCACATTTCCAAGCAGGTTTGAGATCCAAGAAAAGGAACAGTGATCAGCTATAATGACAGGTTACCATGGCAAACCACTTTCACTTAAGGTGAGATGCACTCGCTGGATTAATTCTCCGGAGCCAATGTTCCAGGGTTCAAAAACAGTGTTCATAAAATGTTTAATGGAGATCTTGTTAGCAGGAATGATTCTATTCAGCATCTTCTGTTTCCTCGGCAACGGGTGATACAGGCGCTTGCTCATCCCCGCCCTCCGCTGGCTCCTCCTGCTGCTCCTGTGTCTCTCCATCTCCCTCTGCAGCAGGAGCGGCATCTCCTTCTCCTTCTGCCGCTGCGGCTCCATCCCCTTCTGCCGCTTGCTCTGTGGGAACGGAACAATTCAAGACTTTTGTTTAATAATTCTCCCCATGACACAGTGATGCCAACCTTGTAAAATTTGGTTTAATAAtaaagtattttcatttttctgtgaTACACGCTGGCCCGTATTCTTGAAGGTTTCAATCAACTGTAAATTTTTCAATGCATATTTATGATCGATGAACTAATTTTCACTCCATTAAATTAATACAAACTTTATTTCAAAAAGCCGACCTGCAGATTGAgtgcaaattttcatttaatcgCATGACTTAAAAGACTGATTTGGGGACCCCAAATTTACTTGAAACtcattgcaagtttcttgcagtgcTCCATTATGCCTAGTGTTGCTTTTAAGATTAACGCAATAAGTTTTCTGAGGATCTGCTCAAACTGCATGGGATTTAAAGTGGAACATCATCCTGATGTTATTTGGtattaataaaagcagaaaaaaaaagagtttgatTCAGGCTTGATgtaaatccatcaaagaatataagaggtatgattttttaaagattttttttttaaatttgtgacgtcatatgtgaGCTGCAGCTCCGCATATATCATGTCAGATAATGGAATGGAGCAGCTCCCCATATATCATGTCGGATAAATTTCAAGTTCTTGATGGAatatgatgaatgaaaatatttttcttataggCGGGAGTATGGAATGGAGTGTCTGATGATACATCCCCTGCACAAATAAAGTCACTTCCATTTTATCTAATTAAATTTTGGGGAATTAACATTACCGGTTTTTCACACATAATAAAGATGAGTTACTTGTCTGCGACAGATTTCTTTCAAACCtctcaccaatatttttcttcattttttttttaaattattaaaacCGACTTCAGGGTGAACTCAATCAAGGAGACACCAAGAACCTACCTCCTTCTCCCCCTTCTGCTGCCTGCTCCCCTCCCTCTCCAGCTCCTTCCCCGTCACCCCCTTCTCCTTCCTCTCCCTCTGCCTGTTCCCCTTCCTCCGCCTGCTGGGCAGCGATGGCTTCCTCGGCGGGGTTGTACTGGCTGACCGCCTGGATAGGCCCCGCCCTCCATTTGGGTACGGTGACGGTCTGGGCTTCCTCCTCTTCCTGGTCTCCACCCAGTGGTTGCTCCACGGGGACGTACTGGCCGTGCTGCTCGCAACCGATGTCAAAGACGTACTTGCCCTTGCCTTGTGGCTAAATGCAAATCAAAATGCAAAATCagaattcattttgaaatgttgcAATATTACATATTAGATTAAATCTTGTTTTACTGCTTTTATTTTCAGGGGATattaatgacaaataaaaatttgcatgaGCAGTTCATCTAGCCTTAATGGATTAGGTAGATTTGATAATTAAATCACACAGGTTTATTATATAGCCCACGAACATTGTATCCACCGCGTTAGGTGCAATGATACAGTTAACCAGtgaaatgcctctggccgtctcacctgcatcacgcggttcaatatagcagcagtgctgactttgaaaactactctaactcgcacaagatgttcagtgatacatggttactcttatttcccttttttatgaactagaccaataaacttagagaaatgatggttattcaacaaaaaaccccaacatggccaaagttcattgaccttacatgacctttaaccttgatcatgtgacctgaaactcgaacaggatgttcagtgatacttgattactcttatgtacaagtttcatgaatcagatccataaactttcaaagttatgatggtaattcaacagatacacccaattcggccaaagttcattgacctttgaccttggtcatgtgacctgaaatgtgcacaggatgttcagtgatacttgattactctaatgtccaagtttaatgaactagaccaataaactttcaaagttatgatggtaattcaacagatacccccaattcggccaaagttcaatgaccctaaatgacctttgaccttaatcatgagacctgaaacttgcacaaaattttcagtgatgcttgattactattatgtccaagtttcatgaatcagatccataaactttcaaagtaatgatgggaattcaacagatatccccaattcggccaaagttcattgaccctaaatgacctttgaccttggtcatgtgacgtgaaactcatgcaggatgttcagtgatacttgattaaccttatgtccaagtttcatgaactaggtccatatattttctaagttatgatgacatttcaaaaacttaacctcaggttaagatttcgatgttgattcctccaacatggtctaagttcattgaccctaaatgacctttgaccttggtcatgtgacgtgaaactcttgcaggatgttcagtaatacttgattaaccttatggccaagttttattaactgggtccatatactttctaagttatgacgtcatttcaaaaacttaacctcaggttaagatttgatgttgacgccgccgccgtcgccgtcggaaaagcggcgcctatagtctcactttgcttcgcaggtgagacaaaaatcattacTCTGTGTTAGGTGCAATGATGCAAGCAAATATCATTACTCTGTAATAGTTAGAATAATTTTATAAATAATCTGGAATATTGTTTGTGACAGATCTTGGGGCAACTCTAGAAAGACTGGTTGCCCCAAAGCATGCATTTTTGTAGAACTTTGTAGCTCATCACCCTCATGTATTTCCTATGCTGTTAATCGGCAATACACCGCCAAGGAGAGATGACTTACCTGATCAGCGACCCACATGCCTTGGTATCTGTGGTTAGCATGGATGAGCTCACCGGCCCCTTCCCTCTTCCCGCTGATCCACGATCCTACGTACTTGGATCCAGTGTCTTTGTAGGTGTAAACGCCCTGGCCGTGCCTCAGGTGGCTCTGCCACTCACCTTCGTACATGTCACCATTGGGGTACGTGTAGACGCCGTACCCATGCCTCTGATCATCCACCCAGCTCCCTGAAGAATAATAACGAAACAAAAAATTAATGCCTTGTTTAGGCTACAATCATCGTTTGATCAATGGGTTAGCCTACTATATTTAAGGGGAATGTAGGTTGCTACGGGCTATAATTTTTATGTTGACATGAATTTGTCCGGCAATGTAAACGGCCAAAGACGAAGCCACGCAGAGCCATTATAAGAGCGTAAtacgcaaaaaaaaattggggggcaGATATGATGTATCaggcaaaatttataaaaagttgcaaagcttttgacatttttcattacaaaattctaattctgtgatagatttttgacaagaatattcagaaaataatatatttcacccttctcattttccttttctctttttttgttgttgcttggcagtgaaaaacatttttaagggggacatgcacccccccccatctgtaggTCACTGCAGAGATTGTTCTATCAAAATTAAGATGAAATGTTATTTGGGAATTTCTTGCATTCACTAGAAATCACTTCTACAACATTTTCTTTACCTCACTAGCGTAGCAACTTATGTAATTTACAAGAAACTATTTGTAAGTTACAAGAAAAcatttgtaagacagggcctgGATCTTTGCGTTTCTTACCCTCATATATCGAACCATCGGGATAGATGAACTTCCCCGATCCATGcttcttattttgtttgtagTCTCCTATATACCTGGCTCCATTCTTGAATTTATACACACCCTATAACAATAAGTGGAAAAAGACGAGTTAAATATTAGTTGAATAATAATTCACAGAAGATGACAGATGTAAAGGCTGGTGTATTCTGTAttatttatttgcataatttgctTAAGAATGACAGGAGAAGTAAAAGCAGtgacagaagaagaagaaaaatattgaacagTACCCAGTACAAATTTAATACAACAACCTAATAACAGCTATACTGCTTTCTGTAAATGTAATATTCAATTATACAAGATGAATTGTATTCAAACTCTGAATATTTCCTCATTCTAAACACTGAAGAGGCATTTCCTTAATTTGATGTCGAGAAATCTACACCAATAAAAGTACTTCAATATCATCAAGGCATGAAGCTTACCCCTCCATGGCGTTTCCCATGCTCATACATGCCCTCGTACATGTCTCCATTGGGCAGCGTGGCTTTTCCTTTGCCATGACGCTCTTCCTTGGCATTCCTTTCTCCTTCATATTCCTGCAACATGAATAAGAAAAGTTACATTATATCATAGTTCTATTAACACTGCACAGTTTCAATTGTTTGGCTGTGGAATCTACTGCTTCCTCTGAGTGGAGAAAGcagcagatccaggattttctaaagggggggggcaaatttttcggaggaaaaatttgacgagcagaaaaaaaaaaaaaaaatggttttcaaccacaaattaaggatatttcgtttccgaaaaaatttgacaaccgcccccccaaaaaaaattttgcttctcaaaaggagGGGCAGCATGGGcaggctgtgccccccccccagatccGCCAGTGGTGGCGGAGATCAACAGCTGTCATTAGGGAATTGCAGATCAGGGTTGAAAATAGACAGGAGCGACGAGCGATTCCGCCCTCGTGTGCTTTGGAATCGCTCTCGCAACTGCCAAGTACCAAGCAACTCCCAACATGAAAATCGCTCCTGTCAGCGCCAGTCCAGTCTCCCATTTACGACTGCATAGAAGTCAGACAGCCAGGCCAGCGCGGCTGCAGTTTTTACTTTCATGCATTGTCGCGTTCTGACATGTAActgagttgattttttttagaatcacGGGCACAGCACTTCAGAAAAACGCTTAACGAGTTTCAAACTCTCGATATCCCGGGTACTATTTTCAAAACTCGGTGCacaatttatgaatatttagGAGTGGGACTAATAGATGGAGATCTTTTGCATTTGCATCAGATCTCGATCTATAGTCCCACTCATGAATATTTACGAATTGAGCTGCGATTTACGCGCATGCGCAATTTTATGGAATCGGCAGTAAATAACACGTGCGCGGAAACTATTACTGGCTCTAAATCACAAGTATTTAGACTAACCGGAGGCTGGATGTGGAGTGAAATTAGAATGAAAAGAAGAtaagtttttttattctctctaAGGTCATGTTTTTGCACGAGTTTTATATTttccccataaaatcccacctttgtcactcaaagtacatgtatcagaACAAGTTCACCACCTCAATGTTCGGGTAGGTGTAGcatagtgtagcggtagtgacgTGGAGCCTACGCAAACATCACTGGAGGTGACAAAATATCTGCACTCTGTGTGTGGTTGTGTGTTTcagctgtgtgtgtgtgtgttgtgacaAACTAGTAAATAATACTGAGCCTATTGGGAGCATTTGGCTGAATTTCATTCGAAATTCATTTGATtaaattacaaatattacaaaaaaccTATTTTGCACTATTTTCATCAAGATCTAAAACACCAGTCAGTCTAAATCTAAGGAATGGAACAACATACCCActttcattaaatcatcaaattcttcagatcaattcaagaaacttctaaaaacatacctcttttccgattaatttcttttgaatgtattttcattgtaattattacgtACTCTTGTTTTAAACTCGTTTGTAAACGCTGTGATAtagttaactatggagagcgtactaaatgctagttattattattatgagatGAAGAAATTCTTGCCATCTCCCTACTTAAAGGAACATCATCAAGTCAAAATTTCGTTGAATTTTAATTCATGTTAGTCTAGTAGACTTTAACCTAaaccaaaagctttggtctctgttataTTGATTGTTCCACTtaactccgttggctccactcgccaattacagagaccgaagttctaattcgatctgtacagggactcaatggccatatttttatgtattatttaaGTTAGGataaaccagggaagtgggagttgtGCTTCATCCGAAGTAAttagtatgatggtgggccccaagtctgcgcaccttaacaatttgagttaagatttaacattaatttcttcttatttcacaaaatctttcagttaataatgtttcttatatcattatgagtaagtgtaccaaatttctcattaaaaaataaaagaaaaataggattttcttgaaagaaacctcgggcagtcatttttagattgaaaaaaaatggtaccccatgtctgcgcactcattcacattgcacacgattcggggatttcgataaggctgcattttgaggctgtcacatgaaatgccctaaattcattatttttccaccattttgagtcggatcttttaatgaatacctatg from Lytechinus variegatus isolate NC3 chromosome 8, Lvar_3.0, whole genome shotgun sequence includes the following:
- the LOC121419850 gene encoding radial spoke head 1 homolog, with product MSDLGSDYDEEEQGPYLGEYEGERNAKEERHGKGKATLPNGDMYEGMYEHGKRHGGGVYKFKNGARYIGDYKQNKKHGSGKFIYPDGSIYEGSWVDDQRHGYGVYTYPNGDMYEGEWQSHLRHGQGVYTYKDTGSKYVGSWISGKREGAGELIHANHRYQGMWVADQPQGKGKYVFDIGCEQHGQYVPVEQPLGGDQEEEEAQTVTVPKWRAGPIQAVSQYNPAEEAIAAQQAEEGEQAEGEEGEGGDGEGAGEGGEQAAEGGEGEQAAEGDGAAAAEGEGDAAPAAEGDGETQEQQEEPAEGGDEQAPVSPVAEETEDAE